One window from the genome of Lentibacillus daqui encodes:
- a CDS encoding metal-sulfur cluster assembly factor has protein sequence MDEALQDNILGALENVIDPELGIDVVNLGLIYGVELNDDGVCDVTMTLTAMGCPLSAHIEADIQRALADIPEIKEVNVNIVWNPPWGKDKMSRYAKIALGIPD, from the coding sequence ATGGATGAAGCGTTACAGGATAATATCCTTGGTGCACTCGAAAATGTTATCGACCCGGAACTGGGGATTGATGTTGTCAATCTAGGCCTCATTTACGGTGTTGAGTTGAATGATGATGGTGTTTGTGATGTGACAATGACATTAACTGCCATGGGGTGCCCGTTATCTGCACATATTGAGGCTGACATTCAGCGAGCGCTTGCAGATATCCCTGAAATCAAAGAAGTTAATGTAAACATTGTGTGGAATCCGCCTTGGGGTAAAGATAAAATGTCACGATATGCTAAGATTGCGTTGGGTATTCCAGATTGA
- the fdhD gene encoding formate dehydrogenase accessory sulfurtransferase FdhD: MHSDSTTSWKITRYHQHLQTKEDDEIARETAITVMINGDQYATIVCTPTHVHELVIGFLASEGIIRTMDQIEGLTVDEKTGFVYVELSMSVDLTERTQRWIGSCCGKSREFYLKQDVKTAKTITKAPTMSSQQIVDLMRKFDEAAKIHDRTGGVHQAALATGTEMICAFIDIGRHNALDKLFGFILEHHLSLKDKCILFSGRISSEVVLKVSKIGCGVLLAKSAPTDLALKLAEDLQITAAGFIRENKLNVYTHDSRIYGDMGHHVSK, translated from the coding sequence GTGCACAGCGATAGTACCACGTCATGGAAAATAACGAGATATCATCAACATTTACAGACCAAAGAAGATGATGAGATTGCCAGGGAAACGGCAATAACCGTGATGATTAATGGTGACCAATATGCAACGATTGTTTGTACACCGACACATGTACACGAACTGGTCATCGGCTTTTTGGCATCAGAAGGAATCATTCGTACCATGGATCAGATAGAAGGCCTTACAGTCGACGAAAAGACAGGATTTGTTTATGTTGAACTGAGCATGTCGGTTGACCTTACCGAGCGAACACAGCGCTGGATTGGTTCCTGTTGTGGGAAGAGCAGAGAGTTTTATTTGAAACAAGATGTTAAAACGGCTAAAACAATTACCAAGGCACCAACTATGTCAAGCCAACAAATTGTTGATCTCATGAGGAAATTTGATGAAGCTGCAAAAATACATGATCGAACAGGCGGTGTACACCAGGCAGCACTTGCTACCGGGACGGAAATGATTTGCGCATTCATTGATATTGGCCGTCATAATGCCCTTGACAAACTTTTCGGGTTTATCTTGGAACATCATCTATCTTTGAAGGACAAATGTATTCTCTTTAGCGGCAGAATTTCCTCTGAGGTCGTTTTAAAAGTTTCCAAGATAGGCTGTGGTGTCTTGTTAGCCAAGTCAGCTCCCACTGATTTAGCCCTGAAATTAGCAGAGGATTTACAAATCACTGCAGCTGGATTTATCCGTGAAAATAAACTAAATGTATATACGCATGATTCGCGCATATATGGAGATATGGGTCATCATGTATCAAAATAG
- a CDS encoding DUF1641 domain-containing protein produces the protein MAEPITSIKRMEIPEEVIKQQQLEEVLTAVSENKDAILQGINLLASLHDKGFLQLITALIIHKEEAVENIMNELNKEQYTEILGNLGKLAFLIGDLPMDDIQYFTGKINHGLNEARTFERTEPTKPMDLLKALKDPEINKSITMMLQFLRGMGKD, from the coding sequence GTGGCTGAACCAATTACATCGATCAAACGAATGGAAATTCCCGAAGAGGTTATCAAACAACAGCAACTGGAAGAGGTCTTAACTGCGGTTAGCGAGAATAAAGACGCCATTTTGCAGGGAATTAACTTGCTTGCATCTCTTCATGATAAAGGCTTTCTACAGTTAATCACTGCGTTGATCATTCATAAAGAAGAAGCAGTGGAAAATATCATGAATGAGCTGAATAAGGAACAATACACTGAAATCCTGGGGAATTTGGGAAAACTTGCTTTCTTAATCGGTGATTTGCCAATGGATGATATTCAATACTTTACGGGAAAAATCAATCACGGTTTAAATGAGGCGCGGACATTTGAACGAACGGAACCAACGAAACCAATGGATCTATTGAAGGCATTGAAAGATCCGGAAATTAATAAAAGTATTACCATGATGCTGCAATTTTTACGTGGTATGGGGAAAGATTAA
- the fdhF gene encoding formate dehydrogenase subunit alpha, protein MQEHVIVTVNGTEYLADPGQNLLDLLNTTEAFIPQICYNESLGPIQTCDTCMVKVNGEIVRACGTTIESAMEVDTTADVVHSAQKEALDRILEKHELYCTVCDYNNGTCEIHNTMADFGLEHQSRPFQAKPYEVDRSSKFYRYDPDQCILCGRCVEVCQDVQVNETLLIDWDRKSPRVIWDNDVPIDQSSCVSCGQCVTVCPCNALIETNMEGEAGYMTDHKPGLLRSMIEVTKKTETGYGPLYAISDTEAAMREERIEKTKTVCTYCGVGCTFDVWTKDRQVLKVQPQKESPANHISTCIKGKFGWDYVNSEERLTRPLIRKDDHFAEVEWEEALQYIAKRFQDIKSKHGPDALGFISSSKATNEESFLMQKLARQVVGTNNVDNCSRYCQSPATKGLFRTVGHGGDSGSIDDIAAADMVIIIGSNTAESHPVLASRIKRSHKLFGQKLYVFDLRKHEMGQRADRFFRPKSGTDLVWLSAVAKYIIDQGHEAREFIDKWVNNFDEYKQSLEKFTLAYAEEVTGISQEDLIDIADQIVRADKLVICWAMGVTQHTLGSDTSTAISNLLLITGNYMRHGTGAYPLRGHNNVQGCSDFGSMPNFFPGYEEVADDNVRKRYEEKWNVEIPAEPGRDNHEMIEAIHEGDLKSLYVLGEDTGVVDANINYVTDAFKKLDFFVVQDLFLTKTAEYADVVLPAVPSLEKEGTFTNTERRIQRLYQSLDPVGDAKPDWQIIMAIAKQMGYDWNYAHPAEIMDEAASLAPLFAGVTYDRLEGYNSLQWPVAADGTDTPLLFADGFPFDDKKARLYPLEFNFDYATNDEYDLHVNNGRVLEHFHEGNMTYKSAGLTHELPGAFVEISPELAKERGVEEGALVKLISPEGHVTVTATITDRVHGKEVYLPLNDNGKSAVNYLTNNTVDKDTNTPAYKEVAVKMKVLKKNGKSPIPSHNHRRGNRQSQISVQVERKWERNDYTFPGSVVNK, encoded by the coding sequence ATGCAAGAACATGTTATCGTAACGGTTAATGGAACGGAGTATTTGGCTGATCCGGGGCAGAATTTACTGGATTTACTTAATACTACGGAAGCGTTTATCCCGCAGATTTGTTATAACGAATCATTGGGACCGATTCAAACATGTGATACCTGCATGGTCAAGGTGAATGGCGAAATTGTTCGGGCATGCGGGACAACAATTGAAAGCGCCATGGAAGTAGACACAACAGCAGACGTTGTACATAGTGCACAAAAAGAGGCTTTGGATCGTATCCTTGAAAAACATGAACTATACTGTACTGTTTGCGATTATAATAACGGAACGTGCGAGATTCATAACACGATGGCCGATTTCGGATTAGAACATCAATCCAGACCTTTTCAAGCAAAACCATATGAGGTCGACCGTTCCTCGAAATTTTATCGTTATGATCCAGATCAATGTATCTTGTGCGGACGCTGTGTGGAAGTTTGTCAGGACGTACAGGTTAATGAAACATTACTTATCGATTGGGATCGCAAATCACCGCGCGTCATTTGGGACAATGATGTACCGATTGACCAGTCATCATGTGTCAGCTGTGGGCAGTGTGTGACGGTTTGTCCATGTAATGCCTTAATCGAAACCAACATGGAAGGTGAAGCAGGTTATATGACCGATCATAAACCAGGTCTGCTGCGCTCCATGATTGAAGTGACCAAGAAAACGGAGACAGGTTATGGCCCATTGTATGCGATTTCCGATACCGAAGCAGCGATGCGGGAGGAACGAATTGAGAAAACCAAAACCGTTTGTACGTATTGTGGTGTAGGCTGCACTTTCGATGTCTGGACAAAGGATCGCCAAGTACTCAAAGTCCAGCCGCAAAAAGAATCTCCAGCCAATCATATTTCAACCTGTATAAAAGGAAAATTTGGCTGGGATTATGTCAACTCTGAGGAGCGTCTGACTAGGCCATTGATTCGTAAAGACGATCATTTTGCTGAGGTGGAATGGGAAGAGGCGCTACAATATATTGCTAAACGCTTTCAAGACATCAAATCCAAACATGGGCCTGATGCATTAGGTTTTATCTCATCATCCAAAGCAACCAATGAGGAATCATTTCTCATGCAAAAACTGGCCAGGCAAGTGGTTGGTACAAACAATGTGGACAATTGTTCCCGATACTGTCAATCACCAGCAACAAAAGGATTATTCCGAACAGTCGGACATGGAGGGGATTCCGGGTCTATTGATGATATTGCGGCAGCCGATATGGTGATAATTATTGGCTCCAACACGGCTGAATCACACCCTGTTCTAGCCTCCAGAATTAAACGGTCACATAAATTATTTGGACAAAAGTTGTACGTGTTTGATTTACGGAAACATGAAATGGGACAGCGTGCTGATCGATTTTTCAGGCCCAAAAGCGGAACTGATCTGGTCTGGTTGTCGGCCGTTGCCAAATACATTATTGATCAAGGCCATGAAGCCCGGGAATTCATAGATAAGTGGGTGAATAACTTTGACGAATATAAACAAAGCCTGGAGAAATTCACATTAGCATATGCGGAAGAAGTCACCGGAATTTCACAGGAGGATTTAATAGACATTGCCGATCAAATTGTTCGTGCTGATAAACTAGTAATCTGTTGGGCGATGGGCGTTACGCAGCATACATTGGGAAGCGATACCAGTACGGCAATTTCCAATTTACTTTTGATCACTGGTAACTATATGCGACACGGAACCGGTGCCTATCCATTACGAGGACACAATAATGTCCAGGGTTGCAGTGATTTCGGCAGTATGCCAAACTTCTTCCCGGGGTATGAGGAAGTGGCCGATGATAACGTTCGTAAACGGTATGAAGAGAAATGGAATGTGGAGATTCCAGCCGAGCCAGGCCGGGATAACCATGAAATGATTGAAGCAATCCATGAAGGTGATCTTAAATCCTTGTATGTTTTAGGCGAGGATACTGGAGTGGTGGACGCTAACATCAATTATGTAACTGATGCTTTTAAAAAACTGGATTTCTTCGTTGTCCAGGATCTATTTTTAACAAAGACTGCAGAATATGCGGATGTTGTTTTACCGGCTGTTCCAAGCTTAGAAAAGGAAGGCACATTTACCAATACCGAACGAAGAATTCAACGACTATATCAATCGCTTGATCCAGTGGGGGATGCAAAACCGGATTGGCAAATTATTATGGCGATTGCCAAACAAATGGGATATGACTGGAACTATGCCCACCCTGCAGAAATCATGGATGAAGCAGCATCTCTTGCTCCATTATTTGCCGGTGTCACGTACGATCGTTTAGAAGGCTATAACAGTCTGCAGTGGCCAGTGGCAGCCGATGGAACGGACACACCATTACTTTTCGCGGATGGGTTCCCATTTGATGATAAAAAAGCAAGGCTATATCCACTGGAATTCAATTTTGATTATGCTACCAATGATGAATATGATCTGCATGTGAATAATGGTCGGGTGCTTGAGCATTTCCATGAAGGGAACATGACGTATAAATCTGCAGGATTGACCCATGAATTACCGGGAGCTTTTGTGGAAATTTCCCCTGAATTAGCCAAAGAACGTGGTGTAGAGGAGGGGGCATTGGTAAAATTGATTTCTCCTGAAGGGCATGTAACCGTAACAGCTACGATAACGGATCGGGTGCATGGCAAAGAAGTTTATTTACCATTGAATGATAATGGAAAATCGGCGGTCAATTACTTAACCAATAACACGGTTGATAAGGATACCAACACACCAGCATATAAAGAGGTTGCCGTAAAAATGAAGGTACTCAAGAAAAATGGAAAAAGTCCGATCCCATCCCATAATCACAGGAGGGGGAATCGTCAGTCGCAAATCAGTGTTCAGGTGGAACGAAAATGGGAACGAAATGATTATACCTTCCCGGGAAGCGTGGTGAACAAATAG
- a CDS encoding alpha/beta fold hydrolase: MIGVIHKNFNNIPALEVVDVKYETKALPVVIYFHGFTSAKEHNLPLAYLLAAKGYRVVLPDSEYHGEREIEMSAIERQVSFWDIVMQNIKELKEIRDTLTEQGLLLDGRIGIAGTSMGGITTSVALTQYPWIKVAAILMGSPKITVYAKTLVDTLKKMGKLPVTDDIIDQLYQDLKMVDLSLHPEKLNQRPLLFWHGENDSVVPFDHSYTFYEDVKHHYTNQDQIQFMKEANRDHKVSRKAILATEKWFETYL; the protein is encoded by the coding sequence ATGATTGGTGTCATACATAAAAACTTCAACAATATTCCGGCATTAGAAGTGGTTGATGTCAAATATGAAACAAAGGCATTACCCGTTGTTATTTATTTTCATGGCTTCACTAGTGCCAAAGAACATAATTTACCACTCGCCTATTTATTAGCTGCAAAAGGATACAGGGTGGTTTTGCCTGACAGTGAATATCATGGCGAACGTGAAATTGAAATGTCAGCAATCGAGCGGCAAGTTTCCTTCTGGGATATTGTCATGCAGAACATAAAGGAATTAAAAGAAATCCGGGATACCTTAACAGAGCAAGGTCTTTTACTTGATGGCCGGATTGGGATTGCCGGGACAAGTATGGGAGGAATTACAACATCAGTAGCCTTGACCCAATATCCATGGATTAAAGTCGCGGCGATTTTGATGGGGTCACCGAAGATTACTGTTTATGCTAAAACATTAGTTGATACACTTAAGAAGATGGGCAAACTGCCAGTTACAGATGACATCATCGATCAATTGTATCAGGATTTGAAAATGGTTGACTTGTCACTACATCCTGAAAAACTAAACCAGCGGCCACTTTTATTCTGGCATGGGGAAAACGACTCGGTTGTCCCTTTTGATCACTCGTACACTTTTTATGAGGATGTCAAACATCATTATACCAATCAGGATCAGATTCAATTTATGAAAGAAGCCAATCGCGATCATAAAGTTAGCCGAAAAGCGATTCTGGCAACGGAAAAATGGTTTGAAACGTACTTATAA
- the moaD gene encoding molybdopterin converting factor subunit 1 — MIDVLFFAELQESLGKDRLSLEAANVASVKELKTRLQSEYQLEAIDRAMIAVNEEYATEDAELIDGDVVAFIPPVSGG, encoded by the coding sequence ATGATTGATGTGTTGTTTTTTGCGGAATTACAAGAATCCTTAGGCAAAGATAGACTATCACTCGAAGCAGCGAATGTTGCTTCGGTAAAAGAATTGAAAACACGTTTGCAAAGTGAGTACCAACTGGAAGCAATAGATCGTGCCATGATTGCTGTAAATGAGGAATATGCAACAGAAGACGCCGAACTTATCGATGGTGATGTGGTTGCCTTTATTCCACCGGTTAGTGGCGGATGA
- a CDS encoding Crp/Fnr family transcriptional regulator: MNSQSVKELLQKVPLFRDLTDDEMKPIVELANSRTYQRGTHIFMQGDPLTNVYFIHQGKVKIYKTDFHGKEQIVNVLHTDEMFPHQGFFRKDNYPAHAEVLEDAILIYIPIHSFENFLITHPEICIKLFKVLGDRIVDLQNRLEEKILHNTYEQIILLLLRLSRQYGKKLNEQQITVDTHFTNRQLANMIGSSRETVSRTLTQLKKQDLVSMDKTRRFVLDPGKLEDELF; encoded by the coding sequence ATGAATAGCCAGTCCGTCAAAGAACTTCTTCAAAAGGTTCCATTATTCAGGGATTTAACCGATGATGAAATGAAACCGATTGTAGAACTTGCTAACTCCCGTACGTATCAACGGGGGACACATATATTTATGCAGGGCGACCCCTTGACAAATGTTTATTTTATTCATCAAGGGAAAGTCAAAATTTATAAAACCGACTTTCATGGCAAAGAACAAATCGTCAACGTTCTGCATACCGATGAGATGTTCCCGCATCAAGGCTTTTTCAGAAAAGATAACTATCCTGCGCATGCCGAAGTTTTGGAAGATGCCATCTTGATCTACATTCCGATCCATTCCTTTGAAAACTTTCTCATTACCCATCCTGAAATTTGCATAAAGCTTTTCAAAGTGCTTGGTGATCGAATTGTTGACTTGCAAAATAGGTTAGAAGAGAAGATTCTGCATAATACATATGAACAGATTATCTTGTTATTGTTACGACTATCCCGGCAATACGGAAAGAAGCTTAACGAACAGCAGATAACGGTCGATACACACTTTACCAATCGGCAACTGGCTAATATGATCGGATCCAGCCGGGAAACTGTAAGCCGTACCTTAACCCAATTAAAAAAGCAAGACCTTGTTTCCATGGATAAAACGCGGCGATTCGTGTTGGATCCAGGGAAACTCGAGGATGAGTTATTTTAA
- a CDS encoding molybdenum cofactor biosynthesis protein MoaE has protein sequence MEKYFWITDCPIQVNDCIEKVVRPEAGAVNTFIGTVREFTKGKRTLYLEYQAYIAMAEKKLKQIGDEIQASWPDAKTAIAHRIGRLEISDIAVVIAVSTPHRADAFAASRYAIDRIKQIVPIWKKEHWEDGTKWIGDQLETTSYQDQLPTEEEMYHD, from the coding sequence ATGGAAAAATATTTTTGGATTACCGACTGCCCCATTCAGGTAAATGATTGCATCGAAAAAGTTGTTCGACCGGAAGCAGGTGCAGTTAACACTTTTATTGGCACGGTTCGGGAATTTACCAAAGGCAAGCGAACACTATATTTGGAATATCAAGCATATATCGCGATGGCCGAGAAAAAACTCAAACAAATTGGTGACGAAATCCAAGCTAGCTGGCCAGATGCAAAAACGGCGATTGCCCATCGAATAGGCCGCTTGGAGATATCGGATATTGCCGTTGTGATTGCGGTCTCGACCCCACATCGTGCAGATGCCTTTGCAGCGAGTCGTTATGCGATTGACCGAATCAAGCAAATTGTCCCTATTTGGAAGAAGGAACATTGGGAAGATGGTACCAAATGGATTGGGGATCAATTGGAAACGACATCTTATCAAGATCAATTGCCAACAGAGGAGGAAATGTACCATGATTGA
- the mobB gene encoding molybdopterin-guanine dinucleotide biosynthesis protein B, producing MKICQIVGHKNTGKTTVMSQLIRHLTKYGWKVGTLKHHGHGGDPAVMQNTDTYQHFASGASLSAVQGETSTEILLPNIPVAEMMELYQLVHIDILLVEGFKQAVFPKIVLVKNEEDVSLLHRLSTIIAVGTWNKGIVADVDYPVFSVPKIEAHLGMLADIIVNEGC from the coding sequence ATGAAAATATGCCAAATTGTTGGTCATAAAAATACGGGTAAAACAACAGTTATGAGCCAACTGATTCGGCACCTTACAAAATATGGATGGAAAGTTGGTACATTAAAGCATCACGGGCACGGCGGAGATCCTGCAGTAATGCAAAATACTGATACTTATCAACACTTTGCATCGGGGGCAAGCCTTAGTGCGGTGCAAGGGGAAACAAGCACCGAGATCCTTCTGCCAAACATACCAGTAGCCGAAATGATGGAACTGTATCAGTTAGTACATATCGATATCCTGTTGGTAGAAGGTTTTAAACAAGCGGTCTTTCCCAAAATTGTTTTGGTGAAAAACGAGGAAGATGTATCGCTTTTACATAGGCTTTCTACTATAATTGCTGTAGGAACCTGGAACAAAGGAATAGTGGCAGATGTTGACTATCCAGTGTTTTCGGTTCCAAAGATTGAAGCACATCTCGGCATGCTTGCTGATATTATTGTAAATGAAGGGTGTTAA
- a CDS encoding L-lactate MFS transporter translates to MQKVKNRWLIAVCGVGVHICIGSAYAWSVFTNPMATQYGWKTTQISLVFSIAIFILGFSAAFMGKFVEKHGPRKSAMLAALFFGVGVAGSGLATAMESLILLYFFYGIIGGIGLGIGYIAPVSTLVKWFPDHRGLATGLAIMGFGFASLISGPAAASLIDSVGISNTFFILGMVYFFVMTLASLYLSPPPADWAPQGFREKAQQTTRMVKPDLSQLTANEAIKTRRFWLLWVMLFLNVTCGIAIISVASPMAQQIAGMTPAAAATMVGVMGLFNGGGRIGWATLSDYIGRPNIYTTFFAIEIIAYFLLPISANVILFQILVFLIVSCYGGGFASIPAYIGDIFGTKQLGAIHGYILTAWAMGGAVGPILLSLIYDTSKSYNLTMVIFGIIFVIAFIVSLWIRVDMRRLREQQHVSTGSFPRISNK, encoded by the coding sequence TTGCAAAAGGTGAAAAATCGTTGGCTTATTGCTGTTTGTGGCGTTGGCGTCCATATTTGTATTGGTTCCGCCTATGCTTGGAGTGTGTTTACCAATCCAATGGCAACTCAATACGGTTGGAAAACAACACAAATTTCACTGGTGTTCAGTATTGCAATTTTTATTTTGGGTTTTTCGGCTGCTTTTATGGGCAAATTTGTTGAAAAGCATGGGCCGAGGAAATCAGCCATGCTTGCTGCTTTATTTTTTGGTGTGGGTGTAGCGGGATCGGGACTTGCTACAGCGATGGAATCATTAATACTATTATATTTTTTTTACGGGATTATTGGAGGGATTGGACTGGGCATCGGTTATATTGCACCAGTTTCAACGTTGGTTAAATGGTTTCCGGATCATCGGGGATTGGCAACGGGTCTTGCGATTATGGGGTTTGGGTTTGCCTCTTTAATTAGTGGGCCGGCCGCTGCTTCCTTAATTGATTCAGTGGGCATATCCAATACATTTTTTATTCTTGGTATGGTTTATTTTTTTGTGATGACCCTGGCTTCTTTATACTTATCTCCGCCACCAGCGGATTGGGCACCACAAGGATTCCGTGAAAAAGCACAACAAACAACCAGGATGGTAAAACCGGATCTATCTCAGCTTACTGCAAATGAGGCAATTAAGACCCGCCGCTTTTGGCTGTTGTGGGTGATGTTGTTTTTGAATGTTACGTGTGGTATCGCCATTATTTCGGTTGCTTCCCCAATGGCTCAGCAAATCGCCGGGATGACCCCTGCCGCAGCTGCAACCATGGTTGGTGTTATGGGATTATTTAATGGTGGTGGCCGGATTGGCTGGGCAACATTGTCAGATTATATTGGACGTCCAAATATATATACGACTTTTTTTGCCATTGAAATAATCGCTTACTTCCTGCTGCCGATTTCTGCTAATGTTATCTTGTTTCAAATACTGGTATTTCTTATTGTCTCCTGTTATGGCGGTGGTTTCGCGTCCATTCCCGCTTACATTGGTGATATCTTTGGAACAAAACAGCTTGGCGCCATTCACGGCTATATATTAACTGCCTGGGCAATGGGTGGAGCTGTAGGACCGATTCTATTATCATTGATCTATGATACCAGTAAGAGTTATAATTTAACTATGGTTATTTTTGGTATCATTTTTGTAATTGCTTTCATTGTTTCTTTATGGATTCGGGTTGATATGAGGAGATTAAGAGAACAGCAACATGTTTCCACCGGGTCTTTTCCGAGGATTAGTAATAAATAG
- a CDS encoding undecaprenyl-diphosphate phosphatase encodes MESVAAFWLLIKYIVLGIIQGITEPIPISSSGHLVILRELFGIEIKGLSFEIIVNFGSLLAVFVIYRRDIILLIREFFQYLFTKNQSAKNGFQFVLYLIIATIPTGVLGLLLEDYISSKLSTVTVVGVTLLITGIALWIIRNLRGKKNDGDLTVKDAIIVGLAQAVALTPGISRSGATIVAAILLGMKQETALRFSFLLYIPVSLGVTVMSVTDIVSDPHFDALMIPYLLAFMAAIIGSYFALKWFMNIMRHGNLKYFSFYCFIAGILVIIFL; translated from the coding sequence ATGGAAAGTGTTGCAGCATTTTGGTTATTAATAAAATATATCGTACTAGGAATCATTCAGGGAATTACCGAGCCGATTCCGATATCCTCAAGTGGGCATTTGGTAATTTTACGGGAATTGTTTGGCATTGAAATCAAAGGGTTATCATTTGAAATCATTGTCAATTTCGGATCTTTGCTTGCCGTTTTTGTCATTTACCGGCGCGACATCATACTGCTCATCCGTGAATTTTTCCAATACCTTTTTACAAAAAATCAATCAGCCAAAAACGGTTTTCAATTTGTTCTGTACTTAATCATTGCGACTATTCCAACTGGTGTGCTTGGACTACTATTGGAAGACTATATAAGCAGCAAACTTAGTACAGTAACCGTTGTCGGCGTGACATTACTTATAACCGGAATTGCACTCTGGATAATCCGCAATCTTAGAGGAAAGAAAAACGATGGCGATTTAACAGTAAAAGATGCCATCATTGTCGGACTAGCCCAGGCTGTTGCCTTAACCCCTGGGATCAGCCGCTCTGGTGCAACGATTGTGGCGGCCATCTTGCTGGGGATGAAACAGGAGACTGCATTACGATTCTCATTTTTATTATACATTCCCGTTAGTCTTGGTGTTACGGTTATGTCTGTTACAGATATTGTTTCCGACCCCCATTTTGATGCATTAATGATTCCTTATCTGCTGGCTTTCATGGCGGCAATTATCGGCTCTTATTTCGCCTTGAAATGGTTTATGAACATCATGCGGCATGGCAATTTAAAATATTTTTCCTTCTACTGTTTTATTGCAGGAATTCTCGTTATTATCTTTCTATGA
- a CDS encoding YjzD family protein, protein MRFFWTFIWALAIGGVISYILSAMAGEPFNVIHTLVLSIIFTIAIYVLGEGILKEQAE, encoded by the coding sequence ATGCGGTTTTTTTGGACATTCATTTGGGCACTGGCAATCGGCGGTGTTATTTCGTATATCCTGTCCGCCATGGCTGGTGAACCATTCAATGTTATTCATACCTTAGTACTTTCCATTATTTTCACAATTGCTATTTATGTGTTGGGTGAAGGTATCTTAAAGGAACAAGCGGAATAG
- a CDS encoding Crp/Fnr family transcriptional regulator, giving the protein MQQPFLKPSISDELRHILDSADRTKPIKKDTYLFSEGENAKELYIIQSGRVQIGKLSPDGRELTLRICNKGDIVGELSLYDEVKYILNAKVLEDGKVAVINKARLEEELINNGSLAIEFMKMMSESYRRDQTRFRDLVMHGKKGALYSTLIRLSNSYGRKQDNGNIYIDIVLNNQELANFCGTSRESVNRSLNELKRKQIISMKKGHIIIHDLTYLKAEINCEECPIELCSIH; this is encoded by the coding sequence ATGCAGCAACCATTTTTGAAGCCAAGTATATCTGATGAATTACGTCATATACTTGATTCTGCGGATCGTACGAAACCAATCAAAAAAGATACTTATTTATTTTCGGAAGGGGAAAACGCGAAAGAATTATATATTATCCAATCAGGACGTGTACAAATTGGAAAACTTTCCCCTGATGGTCGCGAACTTACCTTAAGGATTTGTAATAAAGGGGATATCGTTGGTGAGCTTTCCCTTTATGATGAAGTAAAATATATTTTGAATGCCAAGGTACTGGAAGATGGCAAGGTGGCCGTTATCAACAAAGCCCGCCTGGAGGAAGAATTGATCAACAATGGCAGTCTGGCCATCGAATTTATGAAAATGATGAGTGAATCATATCGCCGGGACCAGACACGATTCCGCGATCTTGTCATGCACGGCAAGAAGGGGGCTCTCTATTCCACCCTTATTCGTTTGTCCAACAGTTATGGTCGGAAACAGGATAATGGAAATATTTATATTGATATTGTCCTGAACAATCAAGAACTGGCCAATTTCTGTGGAACCTCACGGGAAAGTGTCAACCGTTCGCTAAATGAGCTGAAACGGAAACAAATCATTTCCATGAAAAAAGGCCATATCATTATTCATGACCTAACCTATTTAAAGGCAGAAATTAACTGTGAAGAATGCCCCATTGAACTGTGCAGCATTCATTAA